From Neospora caninum Liverpool complete genome, chromosome VIII, a single genomic window includes:
- a CDS encoding corA-like Mg2+ transporter domain-containing protein — protein MEQFIIGPVRESPSGSASEEEYLLPRSKGEKFDRQLSLQTPLARVGSVPTLQSPQNRGRQSRYLQRKISRLKARVERKCLVAGELARPQDLGDEGALTLKRSTTLMQHVAARSRAFIAYEISKKGLDEAVFQIYDLLTKIHQHSKKPEAEELALGAVKVRDVRLFLSAGSDGSSIITRRNCLLVSLPYVRIVILHGLVYMLPIGRGNFPREARKFEQTEWRCELLRHGLLSRDDDDENGKLNSSGASLIEVTARGGSSGSSAAVGDAGSVHDMSPPTEIDSTLLEKLEQLVSLESSTPFEYLALETAIVQSLDVLSRQSREMRQTAVSICADLRTGSGVNSSILLSVNSLQKMLNTIKSEVAGVLTALNDVLGDDETLRRMAISRFWDTPELWEDESGEDRRNSGHRAIKHEIEMLLGCYSQEADAVLKNVKSIDEYMDDSLAMIELHLGMQRNFLLKTDVWMTALATITGFFALVPGFFGMNIHHGFENIPASATIFWSIAAAIFMGTIITGIVVSCLLKRLRI, from the coding sequence ATGGAGCAGTTTATAATCGGCCCCGTGAGGGAATCGCCATCTGGTAGCGCGAGTGAGGAGGAATACTTGTTGCCCCGGTCGAAAGGCGAGAAGTTCGACAGGCAGCTTTCGCTGCAAACGCCACTCGCCCGAGTTGGAAGTGTTCCTACTTTGCAGAGTCCACAGAACAGGGGCCGACAGTCACGGTACCTGCAGCGGAAGATTTCGCGGCTGAAAGCACGGGTAGAACGGAAGTGCCTAGTTGCCGGCGAACTGGCTCGGCCGCAGGACTtgggcgacgaaggcgcccTAACCCTAAAGCGAAGCACGACCCTCATGCAGCATGTGGCTGCACGGAGCAGAGCCTTCATCGCATACGAGATCTCGAAGAAGGGACTCGACGAGGCTGTGTTCCAGATCTACGATCTGCTGACAAAGATCCACCAACACAGCAAGAAgccagaggcggaagagctGGCTCTCGGAGCCGTCAAGGTGCGCGACGTTCGCCTGTTTCTTTCGGCGGGAAGCGACGGCTCGTCCATCATCACGCGGCGAAACTGTCTTTTGGTGTCGTTGCCCTACGTGCGAATCGTTATCTTGCATGGCTTGGTGTACATGCTGCCAATAGGGCGGGGGAATTTTCCTCGCGAGGCACGGAAGTTCGAACAGACTGAGTGGCGTTGCGAGCTACTGAGACACGGTTTGTtgagcagagacgacgatgacgaaaacggaaagctGAACTCCTCGGGTGCATCCCTTATCGAAGTCACCGCACGAGGTGGGTCGTCTGGCTCGAGCGCCGCAGTCGGAGACGCAGGTTCTGTCCATGACATGTCACCGCCAACAGAAATCGATTCCACTCTTCTGGAGAAGCTGGAACAactcgtttctctcgagtCGTCCACACCGTTTGAATACCTGGCGCTGGAAACCGCCATTGTCCAATCCCTGGATGTGTTGTCCAGGCAGAGTCGGGAAATGCGCCAAACGGCTGTGTCGATCTGCGCGGACCTTCGTACGGGAAGCGGCGTCAACTCCTCAATCCTCCTTAGCGTCAACAGTCTGCAAAAAATGTTGAACACCATCAAATCGGAAGTTGCAGGGGTTCTGACCGCACTAAACGACGTTTTGGGCGACGACGAAACTCTTCGTCGCATGGCAATCTCTCGGTTCTGGGACACGCCGGAGCTGTGGGAAGacgaaagtggagaagacCGTCGAAACAGCGGGCACCGAGCAATCAAACACGAGATTGAGATGCTTCTTGGCTGTTACTCGCAGGAGGCTGATGCAGTGCTCAAGAATGTGAAAAGCATTGACGAATACATGGATGATTCCCTCGCGATGATTGAACTCCACTTGGGGATGCAGCGAAACTTTCTGTTGAAGACAGATGTGTGGATGACAGCGCTTGCGACTATTACTGGGTTTTTTGCTCTGGTCCCTGGTTTCTTCGGGATGAACATTCATCATGGTTTCGAGAACATTCCCGCCAGTGCGACAATTTTTTGGAGCATCGCCGCAGCGATCTTCATGGGAACCATCATCACGGGAATCGTTGTCAGTTGTCTTCTGAAAAGGCTGAGGATCTAG